The following are encoded together in the Zingiber officinale cultivar Zhangliang chromosome 8A, Zo_v1.1, whole genome shotgun sequence genome:
- the LOC122009193 gene encoding cytochrome P450 71A1-like, with translation MAFFPIFFLLPLLFLLLRFRKKQISGSTNLPPSPPRLPLIGNLHQLGAFLHQSLAALSRLHGPVMLLHLGNVPTLVVSSPDAASDVLRHQDVVCAGRPAITPAKILLDGDIAFGPYGEYWRQLRKICSVHLLSSKRVQSYRRAREEEVAAMAAAIAARASTTINLSEIIYSFTNDLICRVVSGKFKRAEGRSRVFAELIHQNSELLVAVYLGDYFPWLGWVDGLLGYVTRARKIRKRWEELLDQVVKEHADRSSSNIDGHDEKEEEKDFVDVLMSLQDKNEFVLEPGNLKSLLIDIFGGGTDTTYITLGWAMVELVRNPLVMQKLQEEVRRIANRKSLVKEEDLHQMTYLLAVIKEVLRLHPPLPLLLPRETLNDCMIQGYSIPKKTVILVNAWAIGRDPKHWDAPEEFRPERFLDGTVDFNGTDFRYMPFGSGRRVCPGLQFAISSLELALANLVHQFDWELPAGMEKEEFHTREAPGLVAEREGKLHLVAKPWSN, from the exons ATGGCTTTCTTCCctatctttttccttcttccccttctcttcctcctgcTGCGATTCAGGAAAAAACAGATCTCCGGAAGTACCAACCTTCCCCCCTCACCTCCAAGGCTTCCTCTCATCGGCAACCTCCACCAGCTCGGTGCCTTCCTCCACCAGTCCCTCGCCGCCCTCTCCCGCCTCCACGGCCCTGTCATGCTCCTGCACCTCGGCAACGTCCCCACCCTCGTCGTATCCTCCCCCGACGCCGCTAGCGACGTCCTCCGCCACCAGGACGTCGTATGCGCGGGACGTCCCGCCATCACGCCGGCCAAGATCCTCCTCGATGGCGACATAGCCTTCGGCCCCTACGGAGAATACTGGAGGCAGCTCCGCAAGATCTGCAGCGTCCACTTGCTGAGCTCCAAGCGGGTGCAGTCCTACCGCCGCGCAAGGGAGGAGGAGGTGGCAGCCATGGCGGCGGCCATAGCGGCGAGGGCCTCGACCACTATAAATCTATCCGAAATCATATATTCCTTCACCAACGACTTGATCTGCCGAGTGGTGTCGGGAAAGTTCAAGAGAGCGGAAGGGCGGAGCCGAGTTTTCGCAGAGTTGATTCACCAGAACTCGGAGCTGCTGGTGGCGGTGTACCTCGGGGACTACTTCCCGTGGCTGGGGTGGGTGGATGGGTTGCTGGGTTACGTGACGAGGGCGAGGAAGATCAGGAAGAGGTGGGAGGAGCTGCTGGATCAGGTGGTCAAGGAGCATGCTGACCGATCGTCGTCAAATATAGACGGTCAcgatgagaaggaggaggagaaggatttCGTGGACGTTTTGATGTCGCTGCAGGACAAGAACGAGTTTGTCCTCGAGCCAGGAAACCTCAAGTCGCTTCTTATA GATATTTTCGGAGGTGGAACAGACACAACTTACATTACTTTAGGATGGGCCATGGTCGAACTCGTTCGCAATCCTCTCGTCATGCAGAAATTGCAAGAGGAAGTGAGAAGGATAGCGAACAGAAAGAGCCTTGTCAAAGAGGAAGACCTCCACCAAATGACCTACTTGCTGGCCGTAATCAAGGAGGTCCTGCGGCTGCACCCCCCACTTCCATTATTGCTGCCGCGAGAAACGTTGAATGACTGCATGATTCAAGGCTACAGCATACCCAAGAAGACGGTAATCTTAGTGAACGCGTGGGCGATTGGTAGAGATCCAAAGCATTGGGACGCGCCTGAGGAGTTTAGGCCGGAGAGGTTCTTGGACGGCACGGTGGACTTCAATGGAACTGATTTCCGGTACATGCCCTTCGGATCGGGACGAAGAGTTTGCCCGGGACTGCAATTCGCCATTTCTTCGTTGGAGCTTGCACTGGCGAACCTGGTGCATCAGTTTGATTGGGAGCTGCCTGCTGGGATGGAGAAGGAGGAGTTCCACACGAGAGAAGCTCCTGGACTGGTAGCGGAACGAGAAGGGAAACTTCATCTTGTTGCCAAACCATGGAGTAATTGA